Proteins co-encoded in one Pseudomonas fluorescens genomic window:
- a CDS encoding transglutaminase family protein yields MRLSISHETTYHYEDQVRASIQYLRLTPHDSERQHVLSWQLDLPRPVRAQLDPFGNILHVLTMDEPHEAIIIGARGQVDIDELREAEHESQSALPFLRFTRLTEADEALRAFAEKSCKQRRDRNALIDLMHGLNQHMTYKPGSTEVDTSAAEAFAGRAGVCQDHAHAFLACARSLGVPSRYVSGYLYSEDCEHLASHAWAEAWIDDAWYSFDVTNELARPERHLKLAVGLDYLDACPVRGMRRGGGSEQMHAKVLVSPTPAPIISVQQQ; encoded by the coding sequence ATGAGACTTTCCATCAGCCACGAGACCACCTATCACTACGAAGATCAGGTGCGGGCGAGCATCCAGTACCTGCGCCTGACACCTCACGACAGCGAGCGTCAGCATGTGCTGAGCTGGCAGCTCGACCTGCCGCGCCCGGTACGCGCCCAGCTCGATCCGTTCGGCAACATCCTGCATGTGCTGACCATGGACGAGCCCCATGAAGCGATCATCATCGGCGCCCGTGGTCAGGTCGATATCGACGAGTTGCGCGAGGCGGAGCATGAGAGCCAGTCGGCATTGCCGTTCCTGCGTTTTACCCGGCTGACCGAGGCTGACGAGGCACTGCGGGCGTTCGCCGAAAAATCCTGCAAGCAACGACGCGACCGCAACGCATTGATTGACCTGATGCACGGTTTGAACCAGCACATGACTTACAAGCCCGGCTCTACCGAAGTCGACACCAGCGCCGCCGAGGCGTTTGCCGGCCGGGCGGGTGTTTGCCAGGATCATGCCCACGCGTTTCTGGCTTGCGCGCGCAGCCTGGGCGTGCCGTCACGTTATGTGTCGGGTTATCTGTACAGCGAGGATTGCGAGCATCTGGCCAGTCACGCCTGGGCCGAAGCCTGGATCGATGACGCCTGGTACAGCTTTGACGTGACCAATGAACTGGCGCGGCCGGAGCGACACCTGAAACTGGCGGTGGGGCTGGATTACCTCGACGCCTGCCCGGTGCGGGGCATGCGCCGTGGCGGCGGGTCAGAGCAGATGCACGCGAAAGTGCTGGTGTCGCCGACACCCGCGCCAATCATTTCGGTGCAGCAGCAGTAA
- a CDS encoding c-type cytochrome produces the protein MDGDQLKTLILFGAMLLSLPLSAAQLNLELGANSRTWQTEELLKHPQVQTLTIKNDVSYKKDMTYRAIPVAALLTGIKPQDHLQAVALDGFAAELAAAPLLNTKGSRAWLAIEDPAHPWPLLSEGKHSAGPFYLVWTDPQAGKISPEQWPFEVASIKRMAPVAERFPALLPDPALKADDPVNQGFALFQKNCLACHRLNGAGDAQFGPDLNIPYNPTEYFGADFLKRYIRDPQSLRQWPQAKMPGFSAEVLPDADLQKLIGYLQHMAGRKVAPAQ, from the coding sequence ATGGACGGCGATCAATTGAAAACGCTCATTCTCTTTGGGGCCATGCTGCTGAGCCTGCCCCTGTCTGCCGCACAGCTGAATCTGGAGCTGGGCGCGAACAGCCGCACCTGGCAGACCGAGGAATTGCTCAAGCATCCTCAGGTACAAACCCTCACGATCAAGAATGATGTGTCCTACAAGAAGGACATGACCTATCGCGCCATACCCGTGGCCGCATTGCTGACCGGGATCAAACCGCAAGATCACCTGCAGGCGGTGGCACTGGACGGTTTCGCCGCCGAGCTGGCCGCTGCACCGCTGCTCAACACCAAAGGTTCCCGCGCCTGGCTGGCCATCGAAGACCCGGCCCACCCATGGCCGCTGCTGTCGGAAGGCAAGCACAGCGCCGGCCCGTTCTATCTGGTGTGGACCGATCCCCAGGCCGGCAAAATCAGCCCGGAACAATGGCCGTTCGAAGTCGCCAGCATCAAGCGTATGGCGCCGGTGGCCGAGCGCTTCCCTGCCCTGCTGCCGGATCCTGCGTTGAAGGCCGACGACCCGGTGAATCAGGGGTTTGCGCTATTCCAGAAGAACTGCCTGGCCTGCCATCGCCTGAATGGCGCGGGCGATGCGCAGTTCGGGCCTGACCTGAATATTCCCTACAACCCGACCGAGTATTTCGGCGCGGACTTCCTCAAGCGCTACATCCGCGATCCGCAGAGTTTGCGTCAGTGGCCGCAGGCGAAAATGCCGGGGTTTTCCGCCGAGGTGTTGCCGGATGCGGATCTGCAGAAACTGATCGGGTATTTGCAGCACATGGCCGGGCGCAAGGTTGCGCCCGCCCAGTAA